ATATCACTTTTTCCAAATAGGTGACTTAGTAGATGGTATCTCTATCACGCAAGGCGTACATATTTTGCGTAAGGGAGAGGAAGGGGCTTGAATATGAACACAGACATGAAGATGAACACTAGCAACAATGCCAACATATGTATGACAACCAAGCTACACACCATCTTTTTGTTGGTAGGTCCTTCTGAATGTGGAAAAACGACGTTTGCGAAACATATTCTAATACCGCAGCTTCAACGCCAGGATGAATCAAAAAATTATCGGGCAAATGTCCAGTACATTTCTTCAGACGAAATCCGACAAGAAATTCTTGGGGCACCTTATCATAAATATGATCAAAGAATGCTAGAGAGTAGTAAACAAGCTTTTGATGTTTTATTTTCTAAACTACAAGCTGTCACAAGCTTTCCTATTCAAGCGGAATTTGTCATTGTGGACACGATTGGCTTGTCTGAAGAGTTTCGTGAACAAGTAGCCACGATTGCTCGTGAACAACATTATCAAGTAGAGATTATTTTGTTTGACTATAAAAATGTGCAAGAATATTACAATACAACCGATCTCAATAGAAGTGTTATTGCAAATCACGTAAAACGCTTACGTCAAGAAGTATTAGGGTCATTATCCAAATTGAAAGCGAGTGCTATTCACCGTATCCGAACAAAAGATTTCATTGATCCGAACACAGGAGAAGCAAATCCAAAGTATGTTGTACAGATTGGAAACGATAAAGAATACCTGACCCATCTTTTGCCACAGGAGTACCGATATCTAGTAGTTGGGGACGTGCATGAGCAGGTTCATGCTTTGAAAGAACTGTTAGCCTCTAATGGTTTTTCTTTAAACGAAAATAAAATTTTCGCTACGGATAAAACCAGCCATTGGCGCATCGTTCTACTTGGGGACTGGATAGACAAGGGCGGGAACACGCGTGAAATAGTAGAGTTTATTTGGGAAAATCGGAACTGGTTTTACCTGGTCAAAGGAAATCATGAAAATTTTGTCTATAAACTATTACGTGGAGATATTAAACAAAAGGAAATTGAGCCTTCTTTACTGGAAAAATACTTCACTTCGGCTGCTGATTTAAGCGATGATGAGCAGCTATGCTCGATGTTCTTTCAGCTAGTAGAGCAATCAAAGGATTTTTATCGCTTTATCGGGTCCAAAAGCGCATCTTATTTCTTGACTCATGCGCCTTGCAAAAACAAATATATTGGCAAACTAGATGCCTATGCGAAAAAACGCCAACGTAATTTTTATTTAGATCGTGATCGGGATATCGAACAACAGCTTGATTTCCTACAAGCAGAGAGCGCTAGCAACCATCCTTATCATGTATTTGGTCACGTAGCGTCTCAGAGCTACTACCGTCTGAAAAATAAGATTGGCCTAGATAGTGGTGCAGGTCATGGACACGCTCTAAGCTCCGTTTGGTTGGATCGCAATAGGCCCATATTTAAGCAAAGTAAAATGGATGACAGACTACTTCTCAAAGAGGCTTTACCACATCTGTTCCAAGCAAGCCATTCGGACGTACAGCTTGATTCGCTGGAGGAGTGGGACAAACGCAGAATCGAGTATGTTTTGGAGCATAAAATCAATTATATCTCGGGTACAATGGCACCTGCGGATAAAGACATTCAACAGAATGAATTGGAATCGTTACAGAAGGGACTTTCGTATTTTCGCAAGCATGGTGTAGAGCAGGTCGTTTTACAGCCTAAATATATGGGGTCACGCTGTAATATTTATTTGCATGAGGATATTGAAAAATGCTTTGCTGTGTCTCGAAATGGCTATAAAATTAAGCAGGTTGACATAACGAAAATGTATGAGCAGCTTCATCAAAAATTTTCTCCTTATATGCTTGATAAACATATCTCAACCATAATCCTAG
This is a stretch of genomic DNA from Brevibacillus laterosporus DSM 25. It encodes these proteins:
- a CDS encoding metallophosphoesterase, with the translated sequence MNTDMKMNTSNNANICMTTKLHTIFLLVGPSECGKTTFAKHILIPQLQRQDESKNYRANVQYISSDEIRQEILGAPYHKYDQRMLESSKQAFDVLFSKLQAVTSFPIQAEFVIVDTIGLSEEFREQVATIAREQHYQVEIILFDYKNVQEYYNTTDLNRSVIANHVKRLRQEVLGSLSKLKASAIHRIRTKDFIDPNTGEANPKYVVQIGNDKEYLTHLLPQEYRYLVVGDVHEQVHALKELLASNGFSLNENKIFATDKTSHWRIVLLGDWIDKGGNTREIVEFIWENRNWFYLVKGNHENFVYKLLRGDIKQKEIEPSLLEKYFTSAADLSDDEQLCSMFFQLVEQSKDFYRFIGSKSASYFLTHAPCKNKYIGKLDAYAKKRQRNFYLDRDRDIEQQLDFLQAESASNHPYHVFGHVASQSYYRLKNKIGLDSGAGHGHALSSVWLDRNRPIFKQSKMDDRLLLKEALPHLFQASHSDVQLDSLEEWDKRRIEYVLEHKINYISGTMAPADKDIQQNELESLQKGLSYFRKHGVEQVVLQPKYMGSRCNIYLHEDIEKCFAVSRNGYKIKQVDITKMYEQLHQKFSPYMLDKHISTIILDGELLPWKALGEGLIEKEYKVIDTAVGLELDFLQENGFAEALKELIDKYDSTAFETERQHLSKKELAKLYGDATYQSYKWISHVKDTQIALEEQKKAWQTYHEQLQLYGESGELTYKPFTILKLIYQDGTEEIPAWPTSQLFGFVSSDEYLLLDLTEDHYLEKATDYFTKLTTKQRMEGVVIKPEKLQAGIAPFIKVRNPDYLTLIYGYDYQFPYRYQKLINQKQTRKKLQTSIAEFELGQQMLHVTNAEISPENEAYKQVVANLLFEERKEKELDPRL